Genomic DNA from Microcoleus sp. AS-A8:
AAAAACCCTGCGGAGTGAAGACAAGCAGATCAACCTCATTGATACTGCCATCCGTCGCAATAAACTCAAAATTAGACCAAGCTCGATAAGGTTCATGTGCAGGGAACTGCTGACGCACGAAGTCCAGCGCCTCCCGCTCCCACGGGAAGTTTGACTCAGTAATCGTGTTCCAGTTGCTCGAACTATTCATTCCAATCTGCACAGTGATAGACAACCATACCTAAATGTACTCTCTCAAACGGTAGTGTGTCCCCAGCAACGGGATTGAAACGAAAATGCTAAACGGTTTCCTTTGGGGAGCGCGACACTCTCCAATTAATGAATCCCGGCAACGGGATTGAAACCAACTTTTTCGGAAGAAGTACCACCGAGCGCACTTTTATCTAAGGTACAGCCAAATTTTTTTCTTGTTTTCGCAATAACTTTCTAATTCACCCCAATTAGAGCATGATACGATTTTGTGCATGACTCAGAGGCGCATTGCAGTTGCAGCTCGTAAAGGAGGCGTAGGCAAAACGACAATTGCCTGCGGTCTGGCTTCTGTTCTAGCTAGCCAGGGACAAAAGGTTTTAGTGATCGACCTTGATCCACAGTCCAATGCCGCTTATGTACTGGGTACAAATCCAACCGCACCTGGAACTGCTGAACTTCTTGCTGGGGGTTCGCCAGACCCACTCGAAGCCGCTCCAGGGCTTTACGTTTTTCCAGGTGGACCCGATCTAGCAGGACATAATATTCAGTCCTTAGACCCTGAAGATTTGGCGGATACTGTAGCACCAATGGCCTACGATGCTTTCATTTTCGACTGTCCTCCAGGAGTTGAATATCTAGAGCGTCTAGGGTTAGTTGCTGCCGAGGCGGCGCTAGTTTGCACTGATGCCCACCCCCTCGCCGTTATGGGAGCTGGGCGTGTCCTCAATGAACTAAAGCTTAGACAGCAAAAGGGACGAAGAGGAGCAAAACGATGGGCGCTAGCCCTCACTCGGATTGACTTGCGGCGCTCAATGGATCAAGCACTTGACCAACAACTGAAGAATGCTTATCCATCCGTGAATCGGCTGGTTGTGCATCAGGACTCATCTCTGGCCTGGGCCGCTGCTGAACGAGTTCCCATCATGCAGTACGATCCAAACTGCAAGGGAGCAAAAGATTTACAGGCGATCGCCAACTGGATATTAAATGGCTAGACGACGAACCAACAGCGAAACTTTATTCGCAGAAGCTACGGCTACAGCTGATGCAATCCATGAGCAGGATCAGGCAGTAGCCGTTCAAGCCGAACAGGAGCGATCGCAAAAAAACAAAATTCCCCTCGCTCAAATTCACCCTAGAGAAGCTGATACCAGACCTCTGCAACCCAAACATGTTGCTGAATTAGCGGAGTCGCTCGCGGTATTAGGATTGATTGAACCCCTTGTGGTTGACTGTAAAAGAGTTTTACTTGCGGGTGGACATCGGCTGGCGGCAATTCAAACTCTCAAAGAATCAAACCCAGAGGCTTACGCTCAACACTTTGCCAATGACTTAGTGCAGGTTCACATGATGCCGTTTGATGCTGAAGCGGAACCGGAGCGGGCACTTCAAGTAGAACTAGCAGAAAACGAGAAACGGGTTAACTACACACGCGACGAGATTGAGCGATTAGCAGAGCGCCTGCGGGCATTGGACTACCGAGACGTGAGAGGGCGTCCTCGTGAGGGAGAGAAGGCTTTAGGCCCAGCTCTAGCAGTAGCAATTGGGGTTTCCACTCGCTACGTGCGAAAAGTCTTGAGCTAGCAGCGGCACGAACAGGCTGACGAAAAAAATAGGAACTCAGATCCTATTTTTCAGAAGCAGAAGTTATTGACCAAAATCGAGTCGGCTCTAGAGGAGCTAGCCGCTCTGCCAGAGTCTGAGCCACCTACACGGGCAGAGAAGACTCTACTTAAAGCAATTCCCACCTTTCTCAAAACTGTGAGAAACAACCTTAATGAAACTCAAGTGACGATTAAGAGGCGGTGATTGTAGTAGGCAAGTTGAACTCACTTTTATGAGATAGGTAATGCGAGTAAGTGCCAGTAACTCAATGCCTAAGCCAGGAAATGCTTAAAGCACGTTACCCCGGCAAATATAAACTGCTGCTGTCGCTAGGTCTAGCGTGTAAATAGCGAGAAGTTGAGCTGACTGAGCTATGGCCCAACGTTTGCTGCACCAGATGAATCGGAGCGCCTCTATCGAGGCTGTGAGAGGCATGAGAATGTCTTAAACAATGCGGTGATACTTTCCGTTTGATGCCAGTTTTTTTAGCCGCCTCTCTGACGATAGAGTAGACAGCTATCCGCGACAAATGCCCCTCATTGTTATGCTTGCGGGAACAAAACACTGGGTCATTGTCATTCAGTTCACCACGTAGCTGCATCAGGTCAACCCATAAAGATGCTGGCATCAAAACTGTACGAGTTTTAGAGCGCTTGCCAAATACTGTAACCTGCCCACCGTTGGGGCGTGGCTGCAAGTCCTTCCATTTCAAGTCGCATAACTCGGAAACCCTCAAACCGAGTAAATAAAGCGCTCGCAAAATAGCTCGGTTACGCAGGTCAGTCTCTAAAGCAATCATCGTCATCACTTCCAGCTCGGACAGCAGCTTTTCATTTAACGTGTCTTTAGCTTTAGGAAGACTCAGCGGTACACCAACGTTAACGGGCAACACCCCCGTATGCGTAGCAAACTTAAGCAAGGATTTAACAGCCGAAAGGATTGAGCGCTGGCTAGATGCCGATAGCCCCTTTTGTGCCAGAAAATCAGCAAACGCCTGCACTTCTGCCAAACTGACCAAATGCAGTGGCTTACCGGCGAACTCTAAGAATCGTTTAGCACTGCGACGATAAAGTTCTGCTGTATGGGCACTTTTGCCATGAACCCACATATTAATTAGCTGCTCTGTGGGAGTAGTGGCCCCAGGCAATTGCACATGAAGCGTCATGAAATCGCGTTAATTCCGTCCTGTGATCCTCTCATAAACAGGCAGCACGATCGCGCAAAAAGTGCCTCTGGGAGTAAAGAATCTAACAAGACATAAATTATGTTAAGTTCACATCGCTAAACTTACCCATAAACGGCTCTACCAAAAGAGGATCAGAAAGCTTATACCGTCGGTGAGACTGTCGCTACCTACGACCTGAAAGTCAAGGAAATCTCTGGCAATCTATTCCCTTGGTGAGCCGACAGGTATTGAGCAACTTGCATTAAACACGCTTGTCAATCTTGAGCTAACCTATAATGCAGCAATACCTATCTACTCGTACATGAAAGTTGACCCGAATACGGGTTCCACCTATTGCAATAGTTATGGTGCGCCAACTGGGTTTTCCTCAACTTCCGCACCCCAAGCATCCCAACCCTCTCTCAATTCTCTAGCAAATAGCTCAATCTTAGAACCCCCCAAAGCATCACCCAACCGATTCGCAATCACGAAAAACTCTTCAGGTTTCCGACTGTGGTCAGTTCTGGGGGCGAGAATTATATTGGGAATATTGGTTAACCCCAGATGTAGAAAGCTCTTGGGTTTCCCAATAGTTGCGACAAGAAAATGCTCCGTACAGCCCCTCCCATAATGACCCATCCCAATTCTGGGTTTGATTTCATTCGATGTAGATTTCTTGGTCACCTTGAAAAGAGTGAATATAGTTTTATAGGTAAATCCCCAAGTCTCTAGGCATTGAAACCCCACAGGTAGGTGATTATTCGTCACCCACAGCAAAAGATAGGCGTTTTGTGCAGCAATTTCTCCTATAGGCAGATTGAAGATCTCCTCGTCGCTCATATTCGGGTAGGGAGTTCGGTTTCTGTGCGTCCGGTCGGTTTCTCTGAGCAAGTAAGTCCAAGGCGGGTCAGCAACGATGAGGCTGTAGTTCTTTTGGGGAATCGGCTGTAGTCCTGTTGTTGTAATGCTCTGCTTGAGATTACCCCTTTTATCTTCAGGGCTGTAGCGGACGGCTAATGTTGTGTCTACCGGTTGGACTTTTAGTGCTATTGCATTCTCTAGCTTCTGTTGTTCTGCCTCCGGTAGGTTGTGAACTTTCAGTCGAGCAAGAGCTTCCTCCCAAAATAAAGCCCGTTGTGCTAGGGAGGGCTTGAATTCTTTGATGGTTCCTTTCATAGCCAATATTTGTTGTCTTCACCTGGCCTCCTTCCCGCTTCCCAACATATAGATAAGCGTCAAGCGTTGGAGGGGCGTTTTTGTTGTTTCGTTTGCGCCAATAGATATACATCGTTACATCCAAAAATGGATACAACACCATTGTTGCACTGAAAATTAGATACAACAACGTTGTTGCACGGATATTTGAGTGCAACAAGAACTAGACATCACTGACGCTGAGTGCTATTCATACCAGTAAGCTAAAAGTAACTTTCCTCATGTCAATTAACGGGCAACATTCTCCCTCTTCTTCAGGCATCGATTCATCAGAAGCAATAGCCACCGCCATGGAATCAATCAATACTTTAGCGGTTTGGTTGCAAGACGCGGGTCTAGATCAGAGTGCTATCGCTCACTGGAAGTTCAACGCTTTAGCCCGGAAATTTCCTGACTTGGCAGATATCATTGAGGATGCCAAAAAGCTGATAAGTTCGGGTGCGCCTCTTCCCGACGTAGGGATGACTGCCACAGAAATGGCGTCAAGACTCAGTGATGATTTGGGGAAGAAAATTAAACCGGCACAAGTCAACCAGGCATTGGTTGAACTGGGATTGCAGGTGCGTCCTGAAAATGGCAAGCGCATTTGGCAGTTAACGGAGGAAGGGAATATTTATGGCTTCAGTCGCCTTGCCACATCCAAAACCAATGATTGGTCAGGGCCACAAGTGACCTGGCAGGAGTCAGTTATCCCCTTGTTAATTGATTATTTTGAATCCATCGAGGCAGAAAAGTCAGTTGGGATGGAAGTAGAAGACGCTTCTGATACAACTCCCTTTGACTCCATATCACCCGTTTTGTCAGAATCAGAATCAACATCTTGGATCATTAGCGAGCGCATCAAAGCTCTGAAAAAGAAAGTAAACTCTTCCCAACGGCTGCATATTGACATGGAAGCAGTCGAAGCCTATAAACAACGCCACGGGAAAACCCCTGCCAAAGAACAATTGAAAGGCAAATATTACGATATCTACCCAGCCTCTGATTTGGATTTAGTGGATGAGGCCATTGACCGCGTACTGAAACGCTACGCATCAAAATAGCTCATAGACAACGTGAAGCCAACGCTCCTGATGCGGAGAATTTCATCGATAGATATTGTTTAGGGTTCAGGGTCAACATGACTAGTTCTGAGACTTATAAAACAACTTGAAATCGTTAAGCATTCTTAAACCAACGACTCTCAAAAACTTGGTAATGCTTGGAGAGCGCATTAGAATTAGGTCTTTCGGTTTTACTTTTAGGTATCCTTAACGCTTGCCCAGCGATTTCCCAGTAAACGGTATTTTTTAAGACATCCGCCATCTCAACCCTATTGGTTTTGGGGTTAATACTCAGATAGTGAATATCAAATAATTTATGAATATCTACACGCAACAAAAGTCCATTGGAGGGATGGTCGGTTTTAGTCCCCAAATAAGGGATGATATGAGCCGCCTGTAAGACAGCTTCTACAGAGCAGCCCGTAATTGAGCAACACCCGCCATAAGCTTTCATTAATTGATGCTTAAACTTTTTTTGACCCGGACGATTCACAACCGCTCTCTTCCTTTTTTGCCTTTCATCTTTGATATCGTCTGGATTGAAATCTTGCTCCCCCGCTTGTTGTAAATCTTCCCAGATTTTGAGTAATTCTTGACCCAACTCACTCGCAGGAGTTTTGCCCTCCATCAGGCGCATCAAAGTGACGAAAAGCTCATCGAAGAAGACGCGGGGAGTGGGAGACGCGGGGACGCGGAGACTATTACTCCCAAAGTCCGGGGCTATTGCCCCCAAGGGTCTCTCGCCCCCACTGTATCGAAGATTCAATGGCTCGTATTCAGGTTCAGGCGGGGTTTCAATCCCTGTCTGAATAATCTCTCCGCGTCTCCCCATCTCCGCGTCTCCGCGTCCTTGAACTTTACTATCGTGGATTCCTACTGGATGGCGCTTAACGTATTCCCTGTAAATGTGAGCAAACATTGCAGAATCAATGTTTCCCCAAGAAGCCTGCGGTTTGTGGGGTCGAATACAAAACCTTGAAGCTTGTTCCTGTTTGAAAAGTTTGACCAATTCTATGGAGACGGGGTCTTGAAGTTCTTCTCCTCCTACAAGTTGGATTAATCGCTTCAGGACATCTCGTCTTTGAGCAAAGCTTAATGGATGAGTCTTGTTATATTTTTCAAAGACAATAGCCATCTCCTCCCAAATCTGAATTTCCCGGTCGGGTTGGAATTCATAACGAAAATCTTTAACCCATTTTTCTAGGGTTTCATCAATGAGATAGCCGACCTTTTGATAAAGTTTAGTCAGTCGAGAGATTTGACCAGAGGTAAGTTCACTAACAGGCTGGCTAGGGAGCACCATCTGACTCAAAGGAATTTGCTTTATTGTTACTTTCCCTGTACTTAGGTCTAATGCTTTCACTCTCCTGGTCGGCTCTTTTAAAGAAGATGTCATCTCATTTATTGGCACTTTGGTTATTCGTGTTGGGCTAGTACCATCAGCTAATTGATTGATAATGGCTCATTCCACAACACAGTCAGCTTGCCGCCTATGCTTAAAGATTGGGCGTTGACTGACTGTGTTCAAACATAGTGAAAAGAATCTTCTCAAAAAATATCAATCTGATATTGACTTTTTGAGGAATTAATGGTGTAGCTCTATTCGTCTTGATGAGGAGGACACAGTAAACTCCAAAGCCGGGGAGGAATGTCTTGGTTGTGTTCTAGCAAAAAATCCACTAGGGCGAGATGGCGCAAATCGGTGCTCGTGGGACGGCGATAATTGCGCCCGCGTGAGAACCAGAACCGCACATGAGATACAGAGCGATTGCATATTAAAGCGATTTGCTCGTAAGTTAAAGACCACTTGCTGTGGAATCGTTGGGGGGACATGCCTAGCTGGCAGCGACTGTAGAATTCCATCAGATTGAGTTCCCTTTGATTCAGAGGACGGGGGTTGGTCATCAAGCCACCTCTTCATATGTGAGGACACGGGGACACGGAGACACGGGGACGCGGAGCGTTTGAAGTAGCTCTTGCCCCGTCTGAATCTTCGATGAAGAGGCTTGAAGTTGGGCGGGGTCACAATCCCTGTCCAATTTCTGTCCCCGCGTAATAGCGTCTCCCCCTCTCCGCGTCTCTTCAAGAGGTTCCACATCCTCTTGCCAAGCGCTATCTACTTTTACCCAAGCAGCACTGGGCGAGTGTGAGTCGAGGAGGATAATGTATTTCCAGCTCCAACGGCACAAATGGGGGGCGTAGGCATAAAAGCGCCCAATGGCAATACCCCAATCAATACCTCCTTGCGCTGGATTCCAACGTAGGCTTTCCCCATCTTTGTAGCAGGGTATGGCGTTTTCTTTGAAGTGAATGGGCAGCTCTTTTGAGGACGGTTGGATTTCTTGGAGGAGTACCTCAAAGAAGTCAGATTCCAGCGCTTGATAATAATTATCGAGGAGCTTTGAGTTGAGGTTATTTGTTAGCTGCTGAATCAGGAAAGCAATCAAGTTCTCTTGGTCTTGTTCTTCCACATATTTCCCCGGATTCAAGTCCCTTAGTTTAGCCAACAATTCTTTAATTCCAAAATCACTAAGAGCTTGTTGGTATCCCCGCTGATAAGCGGTTGATGAGTGAACCGCTTGGGAATTAAGTTGATTCATTTTATTTTTCCTCATCTCCTGTTAGCTCTTTATACTCAGCTACAGCCTCTTTGTAGGCTTTACTTTCTCCGGGTTTGGCTGACCACAACACCTCAATCATTTTGGTCTGGCTCATTTCAGAACGCAGGCGCAATACTAGAACTCTTGCCTCCATCCATGGCAGTTTCAGAGGAGTGAAACGTTTCGCTGAAATCTCATCCTGTTCGCTGAAATGATTATCTGTTGGAGGTTTCAGCGTTTCAGCCGTCGTTTCAGTTCTTTCGGCTGTTTCGGGGGATTCCTTATGGGTTTCCGGAGTATCTGAAATGCCTTTGACGAGTCCTTCTAATTGGGCACGTAGCTGAGTATCGTTTGTTGAATTCGGCAGTTGGTAGTTAGGCACGGGATGCCAGGAATCGGTGCGAGAGTAGTAAAACACTCGTCCTGTGGCTTTCATCAATCGGGCAATTTTATCTTCAAGTCCAGCGGGAACAAATGAGGCGGATACGGCAAGAGGATATAGATGAATTGAGGCTTTGTTCAGCAGAAACACTCGTTGAAAAGTGACCAGGGCGGCTTTGGTTTTGAAGCCTATGTCCGAGACGTAAGGGGATTGAGTGATGACCCAAGCAAAGCGACCTAATCCTAAATCGGGATTGACTTCTCCGGATGAACAAATTCCCACAATGAAGTCTTTGAGCCGGGTCATAAATGTCCCTGCACATTTTTGATTGAGTGTGACAAATTCGTCAATGATGAGAAGTTTGCGATAGCTTAAAGAGCTGTTAAATCGGGTCAGGTGTTCGGTGAAGACTTCAATCGCTTCCTCTACATCTACGTCAAAAGGACGTAAATCAAAGTGACATCGTTTATCGATGTCGATTCTCTTCCAGTAATCTCGTTCCGTTGGCTCATCTTTGGGGTCAATCAGCCAGATTTCTAAGTCGGGGTGCAGTTGCCTCAGATGTGCTATTGCCATTGACACCACTATCCCTTTGCCTACACGAGGAGAGGCGGCGATGATGGTGGACTTGGGAACAGAGGCCATCTCTAGCGCAATGTCTACAGGGGCTGGTGATGACCCTTGAACAATGGGCGTCGTTTGTTGAGGGGTGGGTAATTCTTGGGGGTAAACCTTTCTTATAGGTTCTTCAGCCACCTGGTCTAAAGTGACACTAGAGGAAGGAGTGTCAATTGTTCCAATAGTGGAGGGTAGCTCAGCTACAGAGGTTTCTGGTAGTTTTTCAATTGGAGTGGGTGGAATCCCCGCCGGTGGTGTAACTACACGCACCTGGTGTTCCTGAATCGCTTGCACTTGGTGATAATTAATCCTTGGGTCGGCGGTGACTGTCGCCAAGTGGCTGGTCAGTTGGTCAATACCGGGGAATGACCCTTTTAAGTTGAAAAACCAGTCATAGAGCCAACGGTAGGCATAAAATCGCTTTCCTGGTTCTATCCTGCTGAGGTACTCACTCAAGACGTGGGCATGTTCCTTCAACATGCAAAACTCGTAGCGCTCAAATGGATCTAAGTGAAACATCAGGTCTACGAGTTCGTTAGAGTTAGCGAACCAGTCTTGTCGCGCTATTGAGTCCCCCATGGCGGAGAGAAACTCCAAAAAATTACCCCGCACAAAGGGGATAGGGGCGAATTGGTGGGAGGCATTTATGTCTTGAGCGACGGCCCACACATACCCCACACCTGCTACTAGGACACCGACTGGAGCTAGGGGACTTGTGGCATAACAGATGGCTCCAACGGCACTACCTGCTAATGTAATCAGCTTGGCGAGATTCATGCCTGTCCTTTCTTCTTTTGCCCTGACTAATAACTGCTCCTGTCTCTCTACTAACCAAGCGGCTACATTACCGGCTTCCAAATGCTCAATGGATGGATAATCACGGCGTAAGCGTTGAGTTTCTGTTGTGGTTAAACTGGGAATTTCTGTGTCCATGAAAACCTCCTTTAAAAACCCCTGCTAGAATGTTCTGGCAGGGGTAATTTTTGTGTTTAAAACTCCCCTGTGTGGGGTTTATTCATCGGAATGTTTCCAGATGTGTTAGCCAATTTCACCAGCCATCATGGTGCCAAGGTTATAAACTAAACAGGCGAGTATCAGGCCGGGGTTGGTATATTTAAAAGGCCAGCGACTAAGGGTTGTTGTGGTAATATCAAACACCCAGAAGAACAGGGCAATTAGTCCGCCGGATTGGCGTTTTCTCATGCCGGCTCTCTTGTACTGTCCCCACAAGGCTCGTGTTAGGTCAATGGTGTTTTTGGGCTTTTCAGG
This window encodes:
- a CDS encoding NERD domain-containing protein produces the protein MNSSSNWNTITESNFPWEREALDFVRQQFPAHEPYRAWSNFEFIATDGSINEVDLLVFTPQGFFLIEIKSRPGRLFGDAGTWTWETNGRIKLSETVTNLAGLQNRA
- a CDS encoding ParA family protein → MTQRRIAVAARKGGVGKTTIACGLASVLASQGQKVLVIDLDPQSNAAYVLGTNPTAPGTAELLAGGSPDPLEAAPGLYVFPGGPDLAGHNIQSLDPEDLADTVAPMAYDAFIFDCPPGVEYLERLGLVAAEAALVCTDAHPLAVMGAGRVLNELKLRQQKGRRGAKRWALALTRIDLRRSMDQALDQQLKNAYPSVNRLVVHQDSSLAWAAAERVPIMQYDPNCKGAKDLQAIANWILNG
- a CDS encoding ParB/RepB/Spo0J family partition protein, with the translated sequence MARRRTNSETLFAEATATADAIHEQDQAVAVQAEQERSQKNKIPLAQIHPREADTRPLQPKHVAELAESLAVLGLIEPLVVDCKRVLLAGGHRLAAIQTLKESNPEAYAQHFANDLVQVHMMPFDAEAEPERALQVELAENEKRVNYTRDEIERLAERLRALDYRDVRGRPREGEKALGPALAVAIGVSTRYVRKVLS
- a CDS encoding tyrosine-type recombinase/integrase yields the protein MTLHVQLPGATTPTEQLINMWVHGKSAHTAELYRRSAKRFLEFAGKPLHLVSLAEVQAFADFLAQKGLSASSQRSILSAVKSLLKFATHTGVLPVNVGVPLSLPKAKDTLNEKLLSELEVMTMIALETDLRNRAILRALYLLGLRVSELCDLKWKDLQPRPNGGQVTVFGKRSKTRTVLMPASLWVDLMQLRGELNDNDPVFCSRKHNNEGHLSRIAVYSIVREAAKKTGIKRKVSPHCLRHSHASHSLDRGAPIHLVQQTLGHSSVSSTSRYLHARPSDSSSLYLPG
- a CDS encoding MT-A70 family methyltransferase, giving the protein MKGTIKEFKPSLAQRALFWEEALARLKVHNLPEAEQQKLENAIALKVQPVDTTLAVRYSPEDKRGNLKQSITTTGLQPIPQKNYSLIVADPPWTYLLRETDRTHRNRTPYPNMSDEEIFNLPIGEIAAQNAYLLLWVTNNHLPVGFQCLETWGFTYKTIFTLFKVTKKSTSNEIKPRIGMGHYGRGCTEHFLVATIGKPKSFLHLGLTNIPNIILAPRTDHSRKPEEFFVIANRLGDALGGSKIELFARELREGWDAWGAEVEENPVGAP
- a CDS encoding HNH endonuclease; the encoded protein is MVLPSQPVSELTSGQISRLTKLYQKVGYLIDETLEKWVKDFRYEFQPDREIQIWEEMAIVFEKYNKTHPLSFAQRRDVLKRLIQLVGGEELQDPVSIELVKLFKQEQASRFCIRPHKPQASWGNIDSAMFAHIYREYVKRHPVGIHDSKVQGRGDAEMGRRGEIIQTGIETPPEPEYEPLNLRYSGGERPLGAIAPDFGSNSLRVPASPTPRVFFDELFVTLMRLMEGKTPASELGQELLKIWEDLQQAGEQDFNPDDIKDERQKRKRAVVNRPGQKKFKHQLMKAYGGCCSITGCSVEAVLQAAHIIPYLGTKTDHPSNGLLLRVDIHKLFDIHYLSINPKTNRVEMADVLKNTVYWEIAGQALRIPKSKTERPNSNALSKHYQVFESRWFKNA
- a CDS encoding helix-turn-helix domain-containing protein produces the protein MTNPRPLNQRELNLMEFYSRCQLGMSPQRFHSKWSLTYEQIALICNRSVSHVRFWFSRGRNYRRPTSTDLRHLALVDFLLEHNQDIPPRLWSLLCPPHQDE